From a region of the Acinetobacter larvae genome:
- a CDS encoding S-(hydroxymethyl)glutathione dehydrogenase/class III alcohol dehydrogenase gives MKSRAAVAFGPGQPLQIVEVDVAAPQPGEVLVKISHTGVCHTDAFTLSGDDPEGVFPAILGHEGAGVVVEVGAGVTSLKPGDHVIPLYTAECGECLFCQSGKTNLCTAVRATQGKGVMPDGTTRFSYHGQPIYHYMGCSTFSEYTVVAEVSLAKINPEANHEHVCLLGCGVTTGIGAVHNTAKVQPGDSVAVFGLGGIGLAVVQGARQAQAGRIIVIDTNPAKFELAKQFGATDCLNPKDFDQPIQEVIVELTGWGVDHSFECIGNVNVMRAALECAHRGWGQSVIIGVAGAGQEISTRPFQLVTGRTWKGTAFGGVKGRSQLPAMVEDAMQGKIQLKPFVTHTMPLDKINDAFELMHRGESIRTVIHFDEQ, from the coding sequence ATGAAATCACGTGCCGCCGTTGCTTTTGGTCCAGGACAGCCCTTACAAATTGTTGAAGTTGATGTGGCAGCACCACAACCGGGAGAGGTGCTGGTAAAAATTAGCCATACTGGGGTTTGTCATACTGATGCTTTTACCTTATCGGGTGATGATCCAGAAGGCGTATTTCCAGCCATCTTGGGGCATGAAGGTGCTGGTGTTGTGGTTGAAGTGGGTGCAGGCGTAACCAGTCTGAAGCCGGGTGATCATGTGATTCCACTTTATACTGCAGAATGTGGTGAATGTTTATTTTGTCAGTCTGGTAAAACCAACTTATGTACTGCGGTACGTGCGACTCAAGGCAAAGGCGTGATGCCAGATGGAACGACTCGCTTCTCTTATCATGGTCAACCGATTTACCACTATATGGGCTGTTCAACTTTTAGTGAATATACCGTGGTTGCTGAAGTTTCCTTGGCTAAAATTAACCCAGAAGCCAACCATGAACATGTTTGTTTGTTGGGCTGTGGGGTGACGACTGGCATTGGTGCGGTGCACAATACCGCCAAAGTTCAGCCTGGTGATAGTGTGGCTGTTTTTGGTTTAGGCGGAATTGGTTTAGCGGTGGTACAAGGGGCGCGTCAGGCACAAGCTGGACGGATTATTGTGATTGATACCAATCCAGCCAAGTTTGAATTGGCCAAACAATTTGGAGCGACTGACTGTTTAAACCCTAAAGATTTTGATCAACCCATTCAAGAAGTCATTGTCGAGCTTACAGGCTGGGGTGTAGACCATTCTTTTGAATGCATTGGCAATGTCAATGTCATGCGTGCTGCGCTGGAATGTGCACATCGTGGTTGGGGGCAATCGGTGATTATTGGTGTTGCGGGTGCTGGTCAGGAAATCTCAACACGCCCATTCCAGTTGGTGACTGGACGGACTTGGAAAGGCACCGCATTTGGTGGGGTAAAAGGTCGCTCACAATTGCCTGCAATGGTAGAAGATGCCATGCAAGGCAAAATCCAACTCAAACCTTTCGTAACGCATACCATGCCTTTAGATAAAATTAATGATGCTTTTGAATTGATGCACCGCGGTGAGTCTATTCGCACGGTGATCCATTTTGATGAACAATAA
- a CDS encoding T6SS immunity protein Tli4 family protein: MKRWKILFIYMMAACSATACSAPNKEQSGIETMDYSNPKTVCVGRLNLKVPKETEVVYGSLNYNGSDFEIEQEVKSYQDYQKYIADKIQYLKHEPHETEGVLLKSEMSGPVNGNQGSISHIIVYRDGVFVKSIYEVYGYLYLGPKQLIVLKSGASNDLLDNSIKRMMYNLAQIKVRKKHEERAGICWNDLFIQDDMRAYRHFSNTVLLTFPSYPEVRARIENRGRYESDAPYIAMVKKNTENLPLEVKVLSKDTEIYIGEKNINGFLGEEYSANTALRKPFQRGFELMDWQYLGELDDPRRPLIAFHLESSNKMDNKGFGDALVSQKKVVDLYNFMLNSIEFSPNNEVHKNEH, from the coding sequence ATGAAACGATGGAAAATACTTTTTATTTACATGATGGCAGCATGCTCAGCAACAGCTTGCTCCGCACCGAATAAAGAACAGTCAGGAATTGAGACGATGGATTATAGCAACCCGAAAACAGTCTGTGTTGGTCGATTAAACCTTAAAGTTCCAAAAGAAACCGAAGTGGTATATGGGTCATTAAATTATAATGGCAGTGATTTTGAAATCGAGCAAGAGGTCAAATCTTATCAGGATTATCAAAAATATATTGCAGATAAGATTCAATATTTAAAACACGAGCCACATGAAACAGAAGGTGTACTACTAAAATCAGAAATGTCTGGACCTGTAAATGGAAATCAAGGCTCGATAAGTCATATTATCGTTTATCGTGATGGTGTATTTGTTAAATCTATTTATGAGGTCTATGGATATTTATATCTTGGCCCTAAGCAATTGATTGTCTTAAAAAGTGGGGCAAGTAATGATCTTTTAGATAATTCAATTAAGAGGATGATGTATAACCTTGCCCAAATTAAGGTGAGAAAAAAACATGAAGAGCGCGCAGGGATTTGTTGGAACGATCTATTTATTCAAGATGATATGCGTGCTTATAGGCATTTTAGCAACACGGTTTTATTGACCTTCCCCTCATACCCTGAGGTTCGGGCGCGTATTGAAAATCGCGGAAGATACGAATCAGATGCTCCCTATATCGCCATGGTTAAAAAAAATACAGAGAACTTGCCTCTTGAGGTGAAAGTTTTATCTAAAGATACAGAAATTTATATTGGTGAGAAAAATATCAATGGCTTCTTGGGCGAGGAGTATAGTGCCAATACCGCTTTAAGAAAACCTTTTCAGCGTGGGTTTGAGCTGATGGATTGGCAGTATTTAGGGGAGTTGGATGATCCACGGCGCCCTTTAATTGCTTTTCATTTGGAAAGTAGTAATAAAATGGACAATAAAGGTTTTGGTGATGCATTGGTGAGTCAAAAAAAAGTTGTTGATTTATATAATTTTATGTTGAACAGTATAGAGTTTTCACCGAATAATGAGGTGCATAAGAATGAGCACTAA
- a CDS encoding amino acid permease, with protein sequence MSESTLKRGLNTRHIRFLALGSAIGTGLFYGSASAIQKAGPSVLLAYVIAGIAIYIVMRALGEMAVRQPVTGSFSHYATQYIGPWAGFTTGWTYVFEMVIVALADVTAFGIYMGFWYPDVPRWIWILSLILFLGAINLIHVKVFGELEFWLSIVKVTAIVAMIVGGFGLMFYGFQGNAIGFEPGLQNLWIHEGFMPNGIAGFVACFAVVVFAFGGIEIIGITAGESQDPKRSIPGAINTVPFRILLFYVLTLLVLMSIFPWNQIGSSGSPFVRIFEDLGIGYAATILNIVVITAAVSAINSDVFGAGRMLYGMANRGQASQIFSKVSKRGVPWMTVVVMALVLLVGVILNYYIPEQVFLIIASIATFATVWVWLMILLSHVAMRRQMSAAEVKALEFPMIAWPIAPIFAIAFLVFIFVIIGYFEDSRPAIYVGFAWLLLLSIAYALWVKPNAHKYLSQTAENAVEKNDKR encoded by the coding sequence ATGTCCGAAAGTACATTAAAACGGGGGTTAAATACCCGTCATATCCGTTTTTTGGCATTAGGTTCGGCAATCGGTACTGGGTTGTTTTATGGCTCGGCGTCGGCCATTCAAAAGGCAGGGCCATCGGTATTGCTGGCCTATGTAATTGCAGGTATCGCGATTTATATCGTGATGCGTGCATTAGGTGAAATGGCAGTACGGCAGCCTGTTACAGGTTCATTTAGTCATTATGCAACTCAGTATATTGGTCCTTGGGCTGGTTTTACCACGGGTTGGACTTATGTATTTGAAATGGTCATTGTGGCCTTAGCCGATGTAACCGCCTTTGGGATCTATATGGGATTCTGGTATCCCGATGTCCCGCGCTGGATTTGGATTTTATCACTGATATTATTTCTCGGTGCCATTAACTTGATCCATGTCAAAGTTTTTGGGGAGCTAGAGTTTTGGTTGTCGATTGTGAAAGTGACGGCCATTGTGGCAATGATTGTTGGCGGTTTTGGTTTGATGTTCTATGGTTTCCAAGGCAATGCCATCGGTTTTGAACCGGGTTTACAAAACTTATGGATTCATGAAGGCTTTATGCCCAATGGCATTGCTGGTTTTGTTGCGTGTTTTGCCGTGGTGGTTTTTGCCTTCGGTGGCATCGAAATCATTGGGATTACCGCGGGCGAAAGCCAAGACCCAAAACGTTCTATCCCAGGTGCCATCAATACGGTACCTTTTCGTATCTTATTATTTTATGTACTGACTTTATTGGTATTGATGTCCATTTTCCCATGGAATCAAATTGGCAGTAGTGGCAGCCCTTTTGTACGCATCTTTGAAGATTTAGGCATTGGTTATGCTGCGACGATCTTAAATATCGTGGTGATTACCGCTGCTGTATCTGCCATCAATAGTGATGTTTTTGGTGCGGGGCGTATGCTTTATGGGATGGCGAATCGGGGGCAAGCTTCACAAATTTTCAGTAAAGTTTCCAAACGTGGTGTGCCGTGGATGACTGTGGTAGTAATGGCTTTGGTACTGTTGGTGGGGGTCATTTTAAACTACTACATTCCAGAACAAGTCTTTTTGATTATTGCCTCGATTGCGACTTTTGCCACGGTTTGGGTGTGGTTAATGATTTTACTATCGCATGTTGCGATGCGACGTCAGATGAGTGCCGCAGAAGTTAAAGCACTAGAATTCCCTATGATTGCTTGGCCAATTGCGCCAATTTTTGCGATCGCCTTTTTAGTCTTTATTTTTGTGATTATTGGTTATTTTGAAGATAGTCGACCGGCGATTTATGTTGGATTTGCTTGGCTACTCTTGCTGAGTATTGCCTATGCCCTTTGGGTTAAACCGAATGCGCATAAATATTTGTCGCAAACGGCAGAAAATGCTGTAGAAAAAAATGACAAGCGCTGA
- a CDS encoding IS982 family transposase → MDHITELFCKVDDFCKIFNESLEKALIPEQNKPVQKSALSLSEIMTIVILFHQSGFRFFKYFYCHMVIPFWKSAFPKLLSYNRFIEIMPRCLQALSSFFHQVKGTDTGISIIDSTKLVVCHNLRIKRNRVFKGLANRGKSSTGWFYGFKLHVVINNLGEIINIKLTSGNIHDIAVLGSLTKELKGILLGDKGYLSKAKTEALAARGLKILTPSRKNMKNKPLRTEEEKQLLGRRGLIETVNDQLKNLHQLDHSRHRSVNNFMVNIMAAVVAYCLNPNKPTFKNMLKG, encoded by the coding sequence ATGGATCATATTACCGAATTATTCTGTAAAGTGGATGATTTTTGCAAAATATTTAACGAATCTCTAGAGAAAGCTCTTATTCCTGAGCAAAATAAGCCAGTTCAAAAGTCAGCTTTAAGTTTATCTGAGATCATGACAATTGTTATCTTATTTCACCAATCAGGTTTTAGATTCTTTAAATATTTTTACTGCCATATGGTCATCCCTTTTTGGAAATCAGCATTTCCTAAGCTGCTGAGCTATAATCGTTTTATTGAAATCATGCCACGTTGTTTACAAGCTTTGAGTAGCTTTTTTCATCAGGTTAAAGGAACTGATACAGGAATTAGTATTATTGATTCAACCAAACTTGTAGTTTGTCATAATCTTAGAATTAAAAGAAACCGCGTATTTAAAGGCTTAGCGAATCGTGGAAAAAGTAGTACTGGGTGGTTCTATGGTTTTAAATTACACGTGGTTATCAATAACTTAGGTGAAATTATTAATATTAAATTAACATCAGGGAATATCCATGATATTGCTGTACTAGGGTCTTTAACCAAAGAATTAAAAGGCATTTTATTAGGAGATAAAGGTTATTTAAGCAAAGCTAAGACAGAGGCTTTAGCAGCAAGAGGATTAAAAATATTGACTCCATCACGTAAGAATATGAAAAACAAGCCACTCCGAACTGAAGAAGAAAAACAATTGCTTGGCAGAAGAGGATTAATAGAAACGGTGAATGATCAGTTAAAAAACTTACATCAACTTGACCATTCGCGTCATCGTTCTGTGAATAATTTCATGGTAAATATTATGGCTGCTGTAGTGGCTTATTGTTTAAATCCGAATAAGCCAACTTTCAAAAATATGCTGAAAGGTTGA
- a CDS encoding esterase/lipase family protein — protein sequence MSTNTDKTLITAHSATSPSTHRVATLVEVPKLDTIPIIFIPGIMGSNIKHQTLGEVWKMPNSKVSGITVAKERSKLKPGDLQTQLDHIKTMVDASGDIVVDPRLKLDESTLRKRYWGTVHWDSYGDILTYLQLAFNQVSLDAKPLSPGPGGIAGMHRTRQHTKQQEMIHEWKSLLDQKEISRWHAIESFQATSAAEIEHLKKFNFPVYGMGYNWLQSNEDSALIILKKMQAIKAEYGARFHKFILVTHSMGGLVARRLSQLCGGDIAGIAHTVMPADGAPATYRRIVSGSYEGGGVVNWITSFVLGKDAEHVTAVLANAPGGLELLPNAEYNSRKPWLTLQGHNEKNQLVQTHLPSKNARGEIDPYEQIYKSDKVWWEMVKEELIDPAKLIKNDNPDKQVKEIYKQKIDKVRQFHSIIAKKYHPHSYVSYCHDHKYMSFGALTWTLDYALGGLTAEQIKRLPRVSAKEIEIHNKGIAEEAMKMGLDAKYYIKANVKENNGLRYIRLQSGKLGTFKISSQDAPGDGTVPYQSGRGPLKQNGVKQVFQMTGFDHQGACKDLHVKRSVLYSIVKIIKENNIQPKYR from the coding sequence ATGAGCACTAATACGGATAAAACACTTATCACTGCACATTCGGCCACTTCACCAAGTACTCATCGGGTAGCAACACTGGTTGAAGTACCTAAGCTAGATACGATTCCTATTATTTTTATACCAGGTATTATGGGTTCAAATATTAAACACCAAACATTAGGTGAAGTTTGGAAGATGCCAAATAGTAAGGTCTCGGGAATAACAGTCGCAAAAGAAAGATCTAAACTTAAACCTGGTGACCTACAAACTCAACTTGACCATATAAAAACCATGGTGGATGCTTCAGGGGATATCGTCGTTGATCCAAGACTTAAACTGGATGAGTCAACTTTAAGGAAACGTTATTGGGGCACTGTGCATTGGGATAGTTATGGCGATATTTTGACCTACTTGCAGCTAGCCTTCAATCAAGTGAGTTTGGATGCAAAACCACTGAGTCCTGGTCCTGGGGGGATTGCAGGTATGCATCGTACAAGGCAGCACACGAAACAGCAAGAGATGATTCATGAATGGAAAAGCTTGCTTGATCAAAAGGAAATAAGCCGCTGGCATGCTATAGAAAGCTTTCAAGCGACGTCTGCAGCAGAAATTGAACATCTCAAAAAATTTAATTTCCCTGTATATGGCATGGGCTATAACTGGTTGCAGTCCAATGAAGATTCTGCTCTGATTATTCTCAAAAAAATGCAAGCCATAAAAGCTGAATATGGTGCGCGGTTCCATAAATTTATTCTGGTGACTCATTCCATGGGCGGTTTGGTTGCACGTAGATTATCCCAGCTCTGTGGTGGTGATATCGCAGGGATCGCACATACGGTAATGCCTGCTGATGGTGCACCCGCAACCTATCGCCGAATTGTTTCGGGATCTTATGAAGGCGGAGGCGTTGTCAATTGGATTACATCTTTTGTATTGGGGAAGGATGCTGAGCATGTCACGGCCGTATTGGCCAATGCACCAGGTGGTTTAGAGTTACTCCCCAATGCCGAATACAATAGTCGTAAACCATGGTTAACCTTACAAGGACATAATGAAAAAAACCAATTGGTACAAACACATCTGCCCAGTAAAAATGCAAGAGGAGAAATCGATCCTTATGAGCAGATCTATAAATCAGATAAAGTGTGGTGGGAAATGGTCAAAGAAGAACTCATTGACCCTGCCAAACTTATTAAAAATGATAATCCAGATAAGCAAGTAAAGGAGATTTATAAACAAAAAATAGATAAAGTTAGACAGTTCCATTCAATCATTGCAAAGAAATATCATCCACATAGCTATGTGAGTTATTGTCATGATCATAAATATATGAGTTTTGGTGCATTGACATGGACCTTGGACTATGCATTGGGAGGTCTAACAGCTGAGCAAATAAAGAGGTTACCACGTGTAAGCGCCAAAGAAATAGAAATCCATAATAAGGGCATTGCAGAAGAGGCGATGAAAATGGGGCTAGATGCAAAGTATTACATAAAAGCCAATGTAAAAGAAAATAATGGGTTAAGATACATCAGGTTACAGAGCGGGAAACTTGGAACTTTTAAAATATCTTCTCAAGATGCACCAGGCGATGGTACTGTACCTTATCAATCTGGTCGTGGGCCACTTAAGCAGAACGGTGTTAAACAAGTATTCCAAATGACTGGTTTTGATCATCAGGGTGCATGCAAAGATTTACATGTCAAACGATCTGTACTTTATTCTATTGTGAAAATTATCAAAGAAAATAATATTCAACCTAAATATAGATAG
- the fghA gene encoding S-formylglutathione hydrolase, giving the protein MQCIEQHRSFDGWQAVYQHQSDVLQCAMNFSVYVPPYASAERMPVLYWLSGLTCNEQNFITKAGAQKYAAEHKVILVAPDTSPRGETVADDAAYDLGQGAGFYLNATQAPWSQHFQMYDYIVHELPAVIDAHFPSNGRQSIFGHSMGGHGALVIGLRNPTRYASISAFAPIVAPSQVPWGKKAFTAYLGDDQALWSQYDAVELIPSCTAQTPILIDQGTVDNFLQEQLKSTLLVDVCREQDYPMRLNMREGYDHSYYFIASFIEEHIRFHMQYLTAEHADD; this is encoded by the coding sequence ATGCAATGTATTGAACAACATCGCAGCTTTGATGGCTGGCAGGCGGTCTATCAACATCAATCTGATGTTTTACAATGCGCCATGAATTTTTCAGTCTATGTCCCACCTTATGCATCTGCTGAGCGGATGCCGGTATTGTATTGGTTATCGGGTTTGACCTGTAATGAGCAAAACTTTATCACCAAGGCTGGTGCACAAAAATATGCTGCTGAGCATAAGGTTATTTTGGTGGCACCAGATACCAGCCCACGGGGCGAGACTGTTGCCGATGATGCAGCCTATGATCTGGGTCAAGGTGCTGGGTTTTATTTGAATGCAACGCAAGCACCGTGGTCACAGCACTTCCAGATGTATGATTATATTGTGCATGAATTACCCGCTGTGATTGATGCCCATTTCCCGAGCAATGGTCGACAAAGTATTTTTGGGCATTCAATGGGAGGGCATGGTGCATTGGTGATTGGCTTAAGAAATCCGACACGTTATGCCAGTATTTCAGCATTTGCACCCATTGTGGCACCGAGCCAAGTGCCGTGGGGGAAAAAGGCATTTACCGCTTATTTGGGTGATGATCAGGCTTTATGGTCTCAATACGATGCGGTTGAATTAATCCCCTCATGCACAGCGCAGACACCGATATTAATCGATCAAGGCACAGTCGATAATTTTCTACAAGAGCAATTAAAATCTACGCTTTTAGTTGATGTTTGTAGAGAACAAGATTATCCGATGAGGCTTAATATGCGTGAGGGCTATGATCATAGCTATTATTTTATTGCGAGTTTTATTGAAGAACATATACGCTTCCATATGCAATATTTGACCGCAGAGCATGCAGATGATTGA
- a CDS encoding IS982 family transposase: MDHITELFCKVDDFCKIFNESLEKALIPEQNKPVQKSALSLSEIMTIVILFHQSGFRFFKYFYCHMVIPFWKSAFPKLLSYNRFIEIMPRCLQALSSFFHQVKGTDTGISIIDSTKLVVCHNLRIKRNRVFKGLANRGKSSTGWFYGFKLHVVINNLGEIINIKVTSGNIHDIAVLESLTKELKGILLGDKGYLSKAKTEALAARGLKILTPSRKNMKNKPLRTEEEKQLLGRRGLIETVNDQLKNLHQLDHSRHRSVNNFMVNIMAAVVAYCLNPNKPTFKNMLKG, translated from the coding sequence ATGGATCATATTACCGAATTATTCTGTAAAGTGGATGATTTTTGCAAAATATTTAACGAATCTCTAGAGAAAGCTCTTATTCCTGAGCAAAATAAGCCAGTTCAAAAGTCAGCTTTAAGTTTATCTGAGATCATGACAATTGTTATCTTATTTCACCAATCAGGTTTTAGATTCTTTAAATATTTTTACTGCCACATGGTCATCCCTTTTTGGAAATCAGCATTTCCTAAGCTGCTGAGCTATAATCGTTTTATTGAAATCATGCCACGTTGTTTACAAGCTTTGAGTAGCTTTTTTCATCAGGTTAAAGGAACTGATACAGGAATTAGTATTATTGATTCAACCAAACTTGTAGTTTGTCATAATCTTAGAATTAAAAGAAACCGCGTATTTAAAGGCTTAGCGAATCGTGGAAAAAGTAGTACTGGGTGGTTCTATGGTTTTAAATTACACGTGGTTATCAATAACTTAGGTGAAATTATTAATATTAAAGTAACATCAGGGAATATCCATGATATTGCTGTACTAGAGTCTTTAACCAAAGAATTAAAAGGCATTTTATTAGGAGATAAAGGCTATTTAAGCAAAGCTAAGACAGAGGCTTTAGCAGCAAGAGGATTAAAAATATTGACTCCATCACGTAAGAATATGAAAAACAAGCCACTCCGAACTGAAGAAGAAAAACAATTGCTTGGCAGAAGAGGATTAATAGAAACGGTGAATGATCAGTTAAAAAACTTACATCAACTTGACCATTCGCGTCATCGTTCTGTGAATAATTTCATGGTAAATATTATGGCTGCTGTAGTGGCTTATTGTTTAAATCCGAATAAGCCAACTTTCAAAAATATGCTGAAAGGTTGA
- a CDS encoding type VI secretion system Vgr family protein has product MINNISAILSKLGLGIQNRAIHIQFSNAELNQQVMLQRIDGYHAVNDGLSAELICLSNNPYLELKKFIGCQVAVDQVTDSRKLYRTTGIITGASQGQSDGALTLYRLVLEDATSLWHKRRNSRVFMNKSAVEIIEVIFKEWQSKSALFASSLKLDSSGLSKDYDIRPFSMQSNESDYTYLTRLMREEGINWLVDESDYIVSSHNTEIAPQRLRLIDDNAQFKALTRQVVRYHRSNATEQLDSISSLIAQRQLQPTAIHLQRWQANYLSQDDASGSVLNPHKHSSQYDNQSLSLEQAWSLSPAWIGDLNGHDQATAAGSTQLDKLNKQLNQYQALQSKYFTAYSSVRDSQVGYWFQLQDHPELEKNHQASDKEFLILAKHFYNQNNLPKDIQQHIERLLTLSHWKNSQDSEQERQANQLNLIRRSIDMVPAYDPLLHRPTAHVQRAKVVSDGEEIYVDEWGRIKVRFLFTRSDDHQHDGGAGSNDNDTDSAWVDVLTPWAGEGYGARFLPRKDEIVVIDFFDGNIDRPFVTGRIHEAQRSPTKFDLKGQLPDTKKLSGIRSKEVGGEGYNQLRFDDTTGQISAQLHSSHAATQLNLGNLSHPKEQAESEGRGEGFELRTDAWGGIRAPKGILITTEDASNAQGAQLARFNTQENIKFHVDSNQYFKEIAEAHDVDVPDLTAQQTLNQKFENWHENSDALLTLHSESEMILNSKESMQLSSKQNVDVSTSRNLQFFSAKSWIAQALDKITIFAKHAGIKIKSGEGNIDISAQKGTMTLSSKQQMHVYALNDFVRIESGKGILLTSGGGYIKIQDGNIEIACPGLMELKAGQIKTMAGASLSTQLPAMPELKAQYDEHFILHYPDGEPAKNLKYRITAEDGQIFEGISDEEGKTEVCAKDMMHALKIEVLPPEE; this is encoded by the coding sequence GTGATAAATAATATTTCTGCCATATTGAGTAAGCTCGGTTTGGGCATACAAAATAGGGCAATTCATATTCAATTTTCTAATGCAGAGCTCAACCAACAGGTGATGTTACAGCGTATCGATGGTTATCATGCTGTGAATGATGGGCTTTCTGCTGAGTTAATTTGTTTATCGAATAATCCCTATCTTGAGTTAAAAAAATTTATAGGCTGCCAGGTTGCCGTCGATCAAGTTACAGACAGTAGAAAGCTATATCGGACAACAGGGATTATTACAGGTGCTAGTCAAGGACAAAGTGATGGTGCTTTAACGCTATACCGTTTGGTTTTAGAAGATGCGACCAGCTTGTGGCATAAACGCCGCAATAGCCGTGTTTTTATGAATAAAAGCGCTGTAGAGATTATTGAAGTTATTTTTAAAGAATGGCAAAGCAAAAGCGCTTTATTTGCATCCAGTCTAAAACTCGATAGCAGTGGTTTAAGTAAAGATTATGATATCCGCCCTTTTTCAATGCAATCTAATGAAAGTGATTATACCTACCTCACGCGACTCATGCGGGAAGAGGGAATAAATTGGTTGGTGGATGAGTCAGATTATATTGTAAGTAGCCATAATACTGAGATTGCGCCGCAAAGGCTTAGACTCATTGATGACAATGCACAGTTTAAAGCCTTAACGCGGCAAGTGGTACGCTATCATCGCTCCAATGCGACCGAGCAATTGGATAGCATCAGTAGCCTGATTGCTCAGCGCCAATTACAACCGACTGCGATTCATTTACAGCGTTGGCAGGCAAATTATTTAAGTCAAGATGATGCTAGTGGCTCGGTATTGAATCCACATAAACACAGTAGCCAATATGATAATCAAAGTTTGAGTTTAGAGCAGGCTTGGAGTCTTTCTCCAGCATGGATTGGTGATTTAAATGGTCATGATCAAGCGACTGCCGCAGGGTCAACTCAGCTGGATAAACTGAATAAACAATTAAATCAATATCAAGCACTGCAATCAAAATATTTTACGGCGTATAGCAGTGTGCGTGATAGTCAAGTTGGATATTGGTTCCAGTTACAGGATCATCCTGAGTTAGAAAAAAACCATCAAGCTTCGGACAAGGAATTTTTGATTCTCGCCAAGCATTTTTATAATCAAAATAATTTACCCAAAGATATTCAGCAGCACATTGAAAGATTACTCACGTTAAGCCATTGGAAAAATAGTCAAGACAGTGAGCAAGAACGCCAAGCCAATCAATTGAATTTGATTCGTCGTAGCATAGATATGGTGCCAGCGTACGATCCGCTGTTACACCGACCGACTGCACATGTGCAACGTGCCAAGGTGGTGAGTGATGGTGAAGAAATTTATGTCGATGAATGGGGAAGGATTAAAGTTCGCTTTCTCTTTACCCGTAGCGATGATCATCAACATGATGGTGGTGCGGGGAGCAATGACAATGATACCGACTCAGCATGGGTTGATGTCTTGACGCCATGGGCAGGTGAGGGCTACGGCGCGCGCTTTTTACCACGTAAAGATGAAATCGTGGTGATAGATTTTTTTGATGGCAATATTGACCGACCTTTTGTGACGGGGCGTATTCATGAGGCTCAGCGTTCGCCGACCAAGTTTGACCTCAAGGGGCAATTGCCCGATACCAAAAAACTCAGTGGTATACGTTCCAAAGAGGTGGGTGGCGAGGGCTATAACCAGTTACGTTTTGATGATACCACGGGGCAAATCAGTGCCCAATTGCACAGTAGTCATGCAGCAACACAGCTCAATCTAGGCAATCTCAGCCACCCCAAAGAACAAGCAGAAAGTGAGGGGCGTGGCGAAGGCTTTGAGTTGAGGACGGATGCATGGGGTGGGATCCGTGCGCCCAAAGGGATTTTGATTACCACTGAAGATGCATCGAATGCGCAAGGGGCACAGTTAGCACGCTTCAATACACAAGAGAACATAAAATTTCATGTGGATAGTAATCAATATTTTAAAGAAATAGCAGAAGCACATGATGTTGATGTACCGGATTTAACCGCGCAGCAAACATTAAATCAGAAATTTGAAAACTGGCATGAAAATAGCGATGCTTTACTGACGCTGCATAGTGAATCTGAAATGATTTTAAATAGTAAAGAAAGCATGCAGCTTAGCTCAAAACAAAATGTTGATGTGAGTACATCCAGAAATTTACAATTTTTTTCAGCTAAAAGTTGGATTGCTCAAGCGTTAGACAAAATAACTATTTTTGCAAAACATGCAGGAATAAAGATTAAGTCTGGTGAAGGCAATATCGATATCAGTGCACAAAAAGGAACAATGACATTATCATCTAAACAACAGATGCATGTTTATGCGCTGAATGATTTTGTGCGGATAGAAAGTGGTAAAGGGATTTTACTGACATCCGGTGGTGGCTATATAAAAATCCAAGATGGCAATATTGAAATTGCCTGCCCTGGTTTAATGGAACTCAAAGCGGGTCAGATTAAAACGATGGCTGGGGCAAGCCTATCAACACAATTACCAGCAATGCCAGAGCTAAAAGCGCAATATGATGAGCATTTTATATTGCATTATCCAGATGGTGAACCTGCAAAAAATTTAAAGTATCGAATTACAGCCGAAGATGGTCAAATATTTGAAGGTATTTCTGATGAAGAAGGTAAAACTGAAGTTTGTGCTAAAGATATGATGCATGCCCTCAAAATTGAAGTCCTTCCGCCTGAAGAATAA